GGTGTCAAATCCTAAAACatagacataaaaataaaaaataatgataatgaactCACAAAAGTCAAAGCTGGTAAAATAAACAGGTGTATGTCATGTGTATCCGGGTGTATGTGTTCTGTCGTGATTACTTCTCCTAATTTGGTGCCTTGCTTTAGGTATTATGTTTTTCGACGTTCAACTCCTCAACTCCGACTTTTGTGGGTTCTTGACAGTGTGTCTGCTTATGTTTTATGAATTAGACACCGACACCTGGACAAGTAGGCGGATACATCCTCGAACGTTAGCAATGTCGAATGTTCGTAACCACGTTATGGCTTAACTTAAAGAAGTTTGCAACACGTCATTAATTGTAGTGAAGATTAATAATAGAGTATCTACTGGTTAGATAAAATACAGGTATAATAATATAGCCGgtacaataattatatgttttgttttcagaattaaatcaAGCACTTTGTCTCGAAACTGATTACCCACCTAGTAATAACATGGCCAGCGTCACTGCAGTCAAGGACTACCACAACATGGACACCATCAAGCTAGAAAATAAGTCCTATGTGCCCACACTGAGCAGTTTAAGTGGTCCCCTGGTCGTCCTGTCCTCCCACCGGCCCCCGAAGACAGCCCTCCAGCTGATCGCGAAGCCCGCACACCACGTTGCCGAGGTCGTCGTGAAAACCGCTCTGGACTGCAAGAACGTGGCTTTGCAGATCGCTGCCGCATTTTTGGCAAAGCTCGTCTCGCTGGGCAGATCCTTTCTGAAGTATGTCAAAAAGGACTTCGCCAAAAAGGAAGGTGTGCCACTGAAGGGGCTCGTTATCTACAAGGGCGGCACCAAAGGGATGGGTAGAATTTTGAAGAATGTGCTGTAGAGACCCAGATAGTTTGAGATGAGATCGCGTCCGACCTTGGCTTCACTTTTCATCAGACTGGCAGTGATCGCGCTAATGTCGTGGTGTCCGTTCGGCTTGTACGTCCAGTACGTTCTGTACGTCATGATACTTCTGCTTTATATTACAGTGTTCAGATACATGGTGCAAAATGACTTGAAATCACActaattgaaacaatttaaaatattattcaaatagttCTTGTGGTGCGCGATTAATATGCTAATAAACAAGGCTTATAATGtacctataattaaaattttatttagtttattttttagttgaataAAGTATGTGCCTATTAcgcaataatatttacattgctcataatttaataaaattcatttattatcttaaaatgttAGAAAACAAGGACAAGTCCTACgttagtataaaacattttatctgtGTAGTAGTTTAACCTATAATATAaagggtttaatttattttagaaatcttATATTACTCCAACATGGTCTAAAGAAGATGAATGGCAGAATGTAAAATTGGTTCtactaattaaacatatgattgtttgCTGGATTATTTTATTACACCTAAAATCGTATGTATATGataattttgttaagttttactATGAATTTTACTAACTGTTTAGGACCTATTAGAGAATCTTGTATTAATTTAAGGAATTATCTAATAAAGTTCAAGCTTAATTAACTGAATATAACACCCAGCTGTACAATATAGTTCCCAAGTATACATATCCTCAAAAAAAGTGTTTATCCTGATTATTAAGCGATTTTTGAGATACCTAAGAAAACGCTTCGTTCCGAGTTTTGCCTCACTTTAGGACAGTAACACCTTTCCTCCTTTAGGGTGCTACGCTGAGAAATTCGCCACGGCACAGAAATCTGTCGCCGAAAAACCAAGGCTCTCTGGTCAAGAACTTGGTGGCTCATACCTCCTAGTCTCA
This genomic stretch from Homalodisca vitripennis isolate AUS2020 chromosome 6, UT_GWSS_2.1, whole genome shotgun sequence harbors:
- the LOC124364497 gene encoding uncharacterized protein LOC124364497 encodes the protein MASVTAVKDYHNMDTIKLENKSYVPTLSSLSGPLVVLSSHRPPKTALQLIAKPAHHVAEVVVKTALDCKNVALQIAAAFLAKLVSLGRSFLKYVKKDFAKKEGVPLKGLVIYKGGTKGMGRILKNVL